One Streptomyces fagopyri DNA window includes the following coding sequences:
- a CDS encoding helix-turn-helix domain-containing protein codes for MEDELAPPGRYTTRDVARALGTSTGAVRNLVYRGRLKRVGGTERHPQYAVSEVAALLADRQERSIA; via the coding sequence ATGGAAGACGAGCTCGCCCCGCCCGGCCGGTACACGACCCGCGACGTCGCCCGCGCCCTCGGCACCAGCACCGGCGCCGTCCGGAACCTCGTCTACCGAGGCCGCCTCAAGCGCGTCGGAGGCACCGAGCGACACCCGCAATACGCCGTTTCCGAAGTCGCCGCGCTCCTCGCCGACCGCCAGGAGCGCTCGATCGCTTGA
- a CDS encoding terminase large subunit domain-containing protein, which produces MTTTSETWAPPTEFAEDLRERYGLECPPRWGTPRHPDRLSLGPKLWKVMAKLGAPPMPWQKYVSDVALEVDPDTGLFAHREVGLSVSRQQGKTELTLGAQVHRAMAWPRQNIVYAAQTRGMARQRWEDEFWEKISSSDLARYARIRKSNGNEAILFPGKRSRMGITANTEKAGHGPPLDLGFIDEAFAHEDDRLEQAFSPAMLTRKMAQLWWASAGGTTKSVWLNKKRDKGRELIEALFAALAEDAAAVRPRACYFEWFAPEEMNRADPATWRATLPALGFTVTEEVIAAELEKMDPAEFDRAYLNRTRKPTPPSDPNVPKAAWPGLVDAGSKAGADVAFAIDVSQDRKRAAIAAACRRPDGKVHLEVVAYRPGTDWVVPAMTRLHSLWKPVAVAVAASGAPASSLIDDLVAAGIDVPEDKEHPERGDLAVMRSGDVIEACGQMADAMNQGTVRHLDQVPLTAAVNGARTRRNGDAWTLDRTSSLTEASPFVAATFARWALVIRGPHVLEDYDPLDSIY; this is translated from the coding sequence ATGACGACGACCTCGGAGACCTGGGCTCCCCCGACTGAGTTCGCCGAGGACCTGCGGGAGCGGTACGGCCTGGAGTGCCCACCGCGCTGGGGCACGCCTCGCCACCCGGACCGGCTGTCGCTCGGACCGAAGTTGTGGAAGGTCATGGCCAAGCTCGGCGCCCCGCCGATGCCCTGGCAGAAGTACGTCAGCGATGTGGCCCTGGAGGTCGACCCGGACACCGGCCTGTTTGCGCACCGCGAGGTCGGCCTGTCCGTCTCCCGGCAGCAGGGCAAGACCGAGCTGACCCTCGGCGCGCAGGTCCACCGGGCAATGGCCTGGCCGCGGCAGAACATCGTGTACGCGGCGCAGACGCGTGGCATGGCGCGGCAGCGGTGGGAGGACGAGTTCTGGGAGAAGATCTCCAGCTCGGACCTGGCCCGGTACGCGCGGATCCGGAAGAGCAACGGCAACGAGGCCATCCTCTTCCCGGGCAAGCGCTCGCGGATGGGCATCACCGCGAACACGGAGAAGGCAGGCCACGGCCCGCCGCTGGATCTCGGGTTCATCGACGAAGCTTTCGCGCACGAGGACGACCGCCTGGAGCAGGCTTTCTCCCCGGCCATGCTGACCAGGAAGATGGCTCAGCTGTGGTGGGCGTCGGCGGGTGGCACGACGAAGAGCGTGTGGCTGAACAAGAAGCGGGACAAGGGCCGCGAGTTGATCGAGGCCCTGTTCGCCGCGCTCGCCGAGGACGCCGCCGCGGTCCGCCCGCGTGCCTGCTACTTCGAGTGGTTCGCCCCTGAGGAGATGAACCGGGCGGACCCTGCGACGTGGCGGGCCACGCTGCCCGCTCTCGGCTTCACGGTGACGGAGGAGGTCATCGCTGCTGAGCTGGAGAAGATGGATCCGGCCGAGTTCGACCGGGCCTACCTGAACCGCACGCGGAAGCCAACGCCCCCGAGCGACCCGAACGTGCCGAAAGCGGCATGGCCCGGTCTGGTCGATGCGGGCAGCAAGGCAGGCGCGGACGTGGCGTTTGCCATCGACGTGTCGCAGGACCGGAAGCGGGCGGCGATCGCCGCAGCCTGCCGCCGGCCGGACGGCAAGGTGCACCTGGAGGTCGTGGCGTACAGGCCCGGTACGGACTGGGTGGTGCCCGCGATGACGCGTCTCCACAGCCTGTGGAAACCGGTGGCCGTGGCGGTCGCCGCGTCCGGGGCGCCGGCCAGTTCGCTCATCGACGACCTGGTGGCCGCGGGCATCGACGTGCCCGAGGACAAGGAACACCCGGAGCGCGGCGACCTGGCGGTGATGCGCTCCGGCGATGTAATCGAGGCCTGCGGGCAGATGGCGGACGCCATGAACCAGGGCACCGTCCGGCACCTCGACCAAGTCCCGCTGACGGCCGCCGTGAACGGTGCACGGACGCGTCGCAACGGCGACGCCTGGACGCTGGATCGGACCAGCTCACTGACCGAGGCCAGCCCCTTCGTCGCGGCGACGTTCGCGCGCTGGGCGCTGGTCATCCGGGGGCCGCACGTCCTCGAGGACTACGACCCACTCGATTCGATCTACTGA
- a CDS encoding helix-turn-helix domain-containing protein translates to MKTNGLLIRRRRIELGHGMNRFAALAGISGAALSRIENGQRQPRPETLKKITDALGCPLREVMAEESGGGPVYQTGSTAGNDEEAGYQPASPVEQSVPTAK, encoded by the coding sequence GTGAAGACGAACGGACTTCTGATCCGTCGGCGACGCATCGAGCTGGGTCATGGCATGAACCGGTTCGCCGCCCTCGCCGGCATCAGCGGGGCCGCGTTGAGCCGCATCGAGAACGGCCAACGTCAGCCCCGCCCAGAGACGCTCAAGAAGATCACCGATGCGCTCGGCTGCCCGCTCCGCGAGGTCATGGCCGAGGAGAGCGGCGGCGGTCCCGTGTACCAGACGGGATCGACCGCCGGAAACGACGAAGAGGCCGGGTACCAGCCGGCCTCTCCTGTCGAGCAATCCGTGCCTACCGCGAAGTAA
- a CDS encoding helix-turn-helix domain-containing protein: MAGVPQDPEAWARLGSKIREQREALGWSRRQLSEEAGVSEKSIQVAEEGRTPRARFPQSLRLIESALRWDQGSMQQILEGGESLPLLDLFSLTEPDDSGQSKFFPEVDSPSLGEGGEFHSNHDRSRALARLPKALRELMAGPLAFGSRARTFDADPDLVEEYELALEALLTDLTTRRLTHQGFSHDPGRLEPWRKAMRMDPVLRREREERVRAADREERARAADRERRAHLSRLDELRKGARTPAVGETESPAVLREVRDLAAEVARLSGVVAELMHNDTKED, encoded by the coding sequence GTGGCGGGCGTACCGCAGGACCCCGAAGCCTGGGCCAGGCTCGGTTCGAAGATTCGCGAGCAGCGCGAGGCGCTTGGGTGGAGCCGTAGGCAGCTCAGCGAGGAGGCCGGCGTCTCCGAAAAAAGCATTCAGGTGGCCGAGGAGGGCCGCACGCCGCGCGCTAGGTTCCCTCAATCCTTGCGCTTGATTGAAAGCGCCCTGAGGTGGGATCAGGGCAGCATGCAGCAAATTCTTGAAGGCGGTGAATCTTTGCCGCTACTCGATCTTTTTTCCCTGACGGAGCCTGACGATTCGGGCCAATCCAAATTCTTTCCGGAGGTCGACTCTCCCTCATTGGGAGAGGGGGGCGAATTCCATAGCAACCATGATCGATCTAGGGCCCTCGCGCGCCTTCCGAAGGCTCTTCGCGAGCTCATGGCCGGGCCCCTCGCCTTTGGATCGAGGGCTCGGACCTTTGACGCGGACCCTGATCTGGTCGAGGAGTACGAGCTTGCGCTGGAGGCCTTGCTCACGGACCTGACCACGCGTCGGCTAACTCATCAAGGTTTTTCGCATGACCCCGGACGCCTCGAGCCCTGGCGTAAGGCCATGAGGATGGATCCGGTCTTGCGCAGGGAGCGCGAGGAGCGGGTCCGCGCGGCTGATCGCGAGGAGCGGGCCCGCGCGGCTGATCGCGAACGCAGGGCGCATCTCTCCCGTCTTGATGAATTGAGAAAGGGTGCCCGAACCCCGGCGGTTGGGGAAACCGAGTCACCTGCCGTATTGCGCGAAGTTCGCGACCTGGCGGCAGAGGTGGCAAGGCTCTCCGGTGTGGTCGCGGAGCTGATGCACAATGACACCAAGGAGGATTGA
- a CDS encoding single-stranded DNA-binding protein: MSGETVMTIVGNLVDDPELRFTPSGAAVAKFRIASTPRFFDKQASEWKDGESLFLTCSVWRQAAENVAESLGRGMRVIVQGRLKQRSYEDREQVKRTVYEIDVDEVGPTLARATAKVTKNPSGGGQGSVAQKATDDPWAGAQPTNGQAQGGGWSTTPPAQQQPAAQGAGYSDEPPF, translated from the coding sequence GTGTCCGGAGAGACCGTGATGACCATCGTCGGCAACCTGGTCGATGATCCCGAGCTGCGCTTCACCCCGTCCGGGGCGGCCGTCGCCAAGTTCCGTATCGCCTCCACCCCGCGCTTCTTCGACAAGCAGGCCAGCGAGTGGAAGGACGGCGAGAGCCTGTTTCTCACCTGCTCCGTGTGGCGCCAGGCGGCGGAGAACGTCGCCGAGTCCCTCGGCCGCGGCATGCGCGTCATCGTCCAGGGCCGGCTGAAGCAGCGGTCCTACGAGGACAGGGAGCAGGTGAAGCGCACGGTCTACGAGATCGACGTCGACGAGGTCGGCCCGACCCTCGCGCGCGCCACCGCCAAGGTCACCAAGAACCCGAGCGGCGGTGGACAGGGATCCGTTGCTCAGAAGGCAACGGATGACCCGTGGGCTGGAGCCCAGCCCACCAACGGCCAGGCGCAGGGCGGCGGGTGGTCAACCACCCCGCCCGCCCAGCAGCAGCCCGCCGCGCAGGGCGCCGGGTACAGCGACGAGCCCCCCTTCTAG
- a CDS encoding DUF6257 family protein produces MTMAKPDDLKLSDFTLVEMARMGVLLGRMAKRGIADDGTGNVDLSDLQRRAERIEKTALRRKAKK; encoded by the coding sequence ATGACCATGGCCAAGCCCGACGACCTCAAGCTCAGCGACTTCACCCTGGTCGAGATGGCCCGCATGGGCGTCCTGCTCGGCCGCATGGCCAAGCGCGGTATCGCCGACGACGGCACCGGCAACGTCGACCTGAGCGACCTGCAGCGCCGCGCCGAACGCATCGAGAAGACGGCCCTGCGCCGCAAAGCCAAGAAGTAG
- a CDS encoding DNA primase family protein — translation MTSAADVGHPPDDDMWGGETWDEVAPKLRSVTTFPPPPRSARTMRTRDDIGNAQRLIDRYGPIVRWVLVKKGGEWAVYDGRRWAFRGGDTLVRTLTRLTIEDLPSSEALSYSDDHPADDKGKPLPSDRDAFLAYVSKLRDHRVMGRAISSASSFPELHAQVEDFDGQRRWLNLPNGILDTDKVRLRPHDPDLMLSKMFGVPFNPQAKAPVWERFLKMNIPDEQTRLYLQKAAGYTLSGLSNEKTLVYLYGPSDTGKSIFTGVMSRMFGEYGQVASDGALRPRREGAVNNDVDGMAGKRFVTTSESRPGEEMDEALIKRLTGRDEQTTRALYENNRTWTPECVIWVCSNQYPKITGDDDAIWTRIRVVPFLRQFLAGDPDRDERLEEKLHAEMEGIFAWAARGLEMYLRDGLAPPSEVVQAGERFRSSADGVTAFVAEFAEDEFLTVQDGEWSPRTELYEMYKQWCKESAMREPLRPSRFYTRLEVSFSMAKMNGTRGFKGIRIGPKQLASAAWGR, via the coding sequence GTGACCTCCGCCGCCGACGTCGGCCACCCGCCGGACGACGACATGTGGGGAGGCGAGACGTGGGACGAAGTCGCACCCAAGCTGCGGTCCGTCACCACGTTCCCGCCGCCGCCCCGCAGCGCCCGGACCATGCGGACCCGGGACGACATCGGCAATGCCCAGCGGCTCATCGACCGGTACGGGCCGATCGTCCGCTGGGTGCTCGTCAAGAAGGGGGGCGAGTGGGCCGTGTACGACGGGCGCCGCTGGGCGTTCCGCGGTGGCGACACCCTCGTCCGCACGCTGACCCGGCTCACCATCGAAGACCTGCCCAGCAGCGAGGCCCTCTCGTACAGCGACGACCATCCGGCCGACGACAAGGGCAAGCCGCTGCCCAGCGACCGGGACGCCTTCCTCGCCTACGTGTCCAAGCTCCGCGACCACCGCGTCATGGGCAGGGCCATCTCCTCGGCCTCGTCCTTCCCTGAACTCCATGCCCAGGTCGAGGACTTCGACGGGCAGCGGCGATGGCTCAACCTGCCCAACGGAATCCTCGACACCGACAAGGTGCGGCTGCGCCCGCACGACCCCGACCTGATGCTCTCCAAGATGTTCGGCGTCCCGTTCAACCCGCAGGCCAAGGCGCCTGTCTGGGAGCGGTTCCTGAAGATGAACATCCCCGACGAGCAGACCCGGCTGTACCTGCAGAAGGCCGCCGGATACACCCTGTCCGGGCTGTCCAACGAGAAGACGCTGGTCTACCTGTACGGCCCGTCCGACACCGGCAAGAGCATCTTCACCGGCGTCATGTCCCGCATGTTCGGCGAGTACGGGCAGGTCGCATCCGACGGTGCGCTCCGCCCCCGCCGTGAAGGCGCCGTCAACAACGACGTCGACGGCATGGCGGGCAAGCGGTTCGTCACCACCTCCGAGTCCAGGCCGGGCGAGGAGATGGACGAAGCCCTGATCAAGCGGCTTACCGGCCGGGACGAGCAGACGACCCGTGCCCTGTACGAGAACAACCGGACGTGGACCCCGGAGTGCGTGATCTGGGTGTGTTCCAACCAGTACCCGAAGATCACTGGGGACGACGACGCGATCTGGACGCGCATCCGTGTCGTCCCGTTCCTGCGGCAGTTCCTCGCCGGAGACCCCGACCGCGACGAGCGGCTTGAGGAGAAGCTGCACGCCGAGATGGAAGGCATCTTTGCCTGGGCCGCCCGCGGTCTGGAGATGTACCTCCGCGACGGGCTCGCGCCCCCGTCGGAAGTCGTCCAGGCCGGCGAGCGGTTCCGGTCCTCGGCCGACGGTGTCACCGCGTTCGTTGCCGAGTTCGCCGAGGACGAGTTCCTCACCGTCCAGGATGGCGAGTGGTCCCCGCGCACCGAGCTGTACGAGATGTACAAGCAGTGGTGCAAGGAGTCCGCGATGCGTGAGCCGTTGCGGCCGAGCAGGTTCTATACCCGCCTCGAAGTGTCCTTCTCCATGGCCAAGATGAACGGCACCCGTGGCTTCAAGGGGATCCGCATCGGGCCCAAGCAGTTGGCGTCTGCAGCGTGGGGGCGTTGA
- a CDS encoding HNH endonuclease, whose protein sequence is MATDRSELTSYEWRQLRARTLAASDVCIVCGHGAADTADHVIPVSKGGPRLDPDNVAPIHGVAGCRVCLRKCNSEKGDRPLSEVVQLRTSVDWFAGP, encoded by the coding sequence ATGGCCACCGACCGCAGCGAGCTCACCTCCTACGAGTGGCGCCAGCTCCGAGCCCGCACCCTCGCCGCATCCGACGTCTGCATCGTCTGCGGCCACGGCGCCGCCGACACCGCCGACCACGTCATCCCCGTCAGCAAAGGCGGCCCGCGCCTCGACCCCGACAACGTCGCACCCATCCACGGCGTGGCCGGCTGCCGCGTCTGTCTCCGCAAGTGCAACAGCGAGAAGGGCGACCGGCCGCTGTCCGAGGTCGTCCAACTGCGCACCTCGGTCGACTGGTTCGCCGGACCGTAG
- a CDS encoding type 2 periplasmic-binding domain-containing protein produces the protein MNSTPEPKPIHARRLDSLSISAQLASRRAAASRCEPFDCGHRDPLDCTTAGCGQDIHTVETPAAPAIEPGDIAQLWADAKIAWSTRDFPKYASPAWIALHPDDPKRLAGALEAAESWRKYGDEEALIQWLREASHSRPSVAERRTRAELDAAAVPKLPHQLRATAGWPPIAVPGKPGQYLTYNSQQQEAA, from the coding sequence GTGAACAGCACCCCCGAGCCGAAGCCGATCCACGCGAGGCGGCTCGACTCCCTCAGCATCTCGGCGCAGCTGGCCAGCCGCCGCGCGGCCGCCAGCCGGTGCGAGCCGTTCGACTGCGGACACCGCGACCCCCTCGACTGCACCACGGCCGGGTGCGGCCAGGACATCCACACTGTGGAGACCCCTGCGGCTCCGGCCATCGAGCCGGGCGACATCGCCCAGCTGTGGGCCGACGCGAAGATCGCATGGTCAACGCGAGACTTCCCCAAGTACGCGTCCCCGGCATGGATCGCCCTCCACCCGGACGATCCGAAGCGGCTCGCCGGCGCGCTTGAGGCCGCCGAGTCCTGGCGGAAATACGGCGACGAGGAAGCGCTGATCCAGTGGCTGCGCGAGGCGTCCCACTCTCGGCCGTCCGTGGCCGAGCGCAGGACCCGCGCCGAACTCGACGCAGCCGCCGTGCCGAAGCTGCCGCACCAGCTGCGGGCCACCGCCGGATGGCCGCCGATCGCCGTGCCCGGCAAGCCCGGCCAGTACCTGACGTACAACAGCCAGCAGCAGGAGGCAGCGTGA
- a CDS encoding DUF6907 domain-containing protein, with product MTAAVPAFGPTGDQLPCDENSTPFAAVTLSFEVTREQLRAALAIGQAENAGEPPLPDLTVRDTRREIEGYFAGAAVFGSDTELQAIDAVLAPDHAADLDAAINRAYTKPHHPAIPQTPLYRDGTVVLQTLDHGEVVLPEPAWCTGHDADTIGTLDEVTHNGRHVRAGSIGHRGYVDFLDTFLTHAPYLAEQPEPYPLVSVNLDLNADLDPDGATRAAHGLRAAALRLERLAAEAQRLRNGGQA from the coding sequence ATGACCGCCGCCGTGCCCGCGTTCGGGCCCACCGGGGATCAGCTCCCCTGCGACGAGAACAGCACGCCGTTCGCGGCCGTCACCCTGTCGTTCGAGGTCACCCGCGAGCAGCTGCGCGCCGCCCTCGCCATCGGCCAGGCCGAGAACGCCGGCGAACCCCCGCTCCCCGACCTCACCGTCCGCGACACCCGCCGCGAGATCGAGGGCTACTTCGCGGGCGCCGCCGTCTTCGGCTCGGACACCGAGCTCCAGGCCATCGACGCCGTCCTCGCCCCCGACCACGCCGCCGACCTCGACGCCGCCATCAACCGGGCCTACACCAAGCCCCACCACCCTGCGATCCCGCAGACGCCCCTCTACCGGGACGGCACTGTCGTCCTGCAGACCCTCGACCACGGTGAGGTTGTCCTGCCCGAGCCCGCCTGGTGCACCGGCCACGACGCCGACACCATCGGCACCCTCGACGAGGTCACCCACAACGGGCGCCACGTCCGCGCCGGCTCCATCGGCCACCGCGGCTACGTCGACTTCCTCGACACCTTCCTCACCCACGCCCCCTACCTCGCGGAGCAGCCCGAGCCGTACCCGCTCGTCTCCGTCAACCTCGACCTGAACGCCGACCTCGACCCCGACGGCGCCACCCGCGCCGCCCACGGCCTGCGCGCCGCCGCCCTCCGCCTCGAGCGCCTGGCCGCCGAAGCCCAGCGCCTGCGGAACGGGGGCCAGGCATGA
- a CDS encoding helix-turn-helix domain-containing protein, which translates to MSRIRRAAARLARPFRRTAPHTGRRPAAPFWVRGLTAGGRPIVLGVALLMCAPGEYHLAETAGWNDPFTYGMPVVLSAYAGIAAAVASTRRPGDRGRWSAIIGACLALGLAMAAQVVSHLITTGHVIADQPVLIAVTSLVPPAVVGHLLHLAASPPDAHQDAEDAPEFTPVPSVRTVPDVVPVGARLLPITTPPAPTVTLEREDQQDALGTPELPPGTDQDAEDADDGPLPEPPLMTSAQVAELYRIEMSTVRSWVALGRLTVHSKDARNRNLFHPDQLPDYGFEAVRS; encoded by the coding sequence ATGAGCCGCATCCGCCGCGCCGCCGCCCGGCTGGCCCGCCCGTTCCGGCGGACCGCCCCGCACACCGGCCGCCGCCCGGCCGCCCCGTTCTGGGTCCGCGGCCTGACCGCAGGCGGCCGGCCCATCGTCCTCGGCGTCGCCCTCCTCATGTGCGCGCCCGGCGAGTACCACCTCGCCGAGACCGCCGGATGGAACGACCCCTTCACCTACGGCATGCCGGTCGTCCTGTCCGCCTACGCGGGCATCGCGGCCGCCGTCGCCTCCACCCGCCGGCCCGGCGACCGGGGCCGCTGGTCCGCGATCATCGGCGCGTGCCTCGCCCTCGGCCTCGCCATGGCCGCCCAGGTCGTGTCGCACCTCATCACCACCGGGCACGTCATCGCCGACCAGCCCGTCCTGATCGCCGTCACCAGCCTCGTCCCGCCCGCCGTCGTCGGGCACCTCCTGCACCTCGCGGCCAGCCCGCCGGATGCACACCAGGACGCCGAGGACGCGCCCGAGTTCACCCCCGTCCCGAGCGTCCGGACCGTCCCCGACGTCGTCCCGGTCGGCGCCCGCCTGCTGCCGATCACCACACCCCCGGCGCCCACCGTGACCCTGGAACGAGAGGACCAGCAGGACGCCCTCGGGACGCCCGAGCTCCCGCCCGGGACGGACCAGGACGCCGAGGACGCCGACGATGGGCCCCTGCCCGAGCCGCCCCTCATGACGTCCGCTCAGGTCGCCGAGCTGTACCGCATCGAGATGTCCACCGTCCGCTCCTGGGTCGCACTGGGACGCCTCACCGTCCACAGCAAGGACGCCCGGAACCGCAACCTCTTCCACCCCGACCAGCTGCCCGACTACGGCTTCGAGGCGGTGCGGTCATGA
- a CDS encoding FtsK/SpoIIIE domain-containing protein: protein MTFALIKTPVDAPEDVRDAPASGASSTRPDRRRARYLKVARAALADERIRTTGRLAVRHASYVLGGTRVVGRRIWDGRTASRYERMIRAAEAAGLLDEVKEWEARGKDFRAARHRRRVEMLQFALQAPKALGAAALGSAGLLLLIGILLAWANKDVADVAAPFETVADLVRWVALIAGVIWGPGLALAPWLGLAAVWAIGQHQHTAPQWALPVRARDLGAAITPSIVVVAFRDLGISPLRKAIDAMGDAGAALLSGIKIAGCGVEVDVHLPSGVSTEEIQNKRRKLAENLNRHEHEVFIAIPPAPRTVRLWIADSGALDEPIGASPLMLDEETTADYYTGSAPWGQNLRGDSAGVSVFQRHILLTGLSNQGKTASLRALALWLMFDLTVDFYIADLKGVGDWRPFHGLAQVLIQGPTDDHVAQATDMVEWGVDEMQKRIALLEESGATDGVTRDMARTDPRFRPVVLIVDEAQVAYGCGAKSPDGRPYGGSKATSRYFQAVKKIHDQGRAVNVTIWEGTQDPTDENLPKRSREGNHIRGSLVLGTESQAKMALGEAPVDAGAAPHKLRRGKDRGTIVVAGEGIQLEAGQSSVTIRTYFISGEDAVVLTDRAKARREDVATVPKLEIVQPVDHLADLAAVVGRENRVRTTEVIHRLKTRNHTVYEHWNGARLKALLAEYGEEPGTLDGYPVVKLESVERALGRRAEELAEAQ from the coding sequence ATGACCTTTGCCCTGATCAAGACGCCAGTGGACGCCCCCGAGGACGTCCGGGACGCTCCGGCGTCCGGAGCGTCCTCCACCCGCCCCGACCGTCGCCGCGCCCGTTACCTCAAGGTCGCCCGAGCCGCCCTCGCCGACGAACGCATCCGCACCACAGGACGCCTCGCCGTCCGCCACGCGTCCTACGTCCTCGGCGGGACGCGCGTCGTAGGACGCCGCATCTGGGACGGCAGGACCGCGTCCCGGTACGAGCGGATGATCCGAGCCGCCGAAGCCGCCGGGCTCCTCGACGAGGTCAAGGAGTGGGAGGCCCGCGGCAAAGACTTCCGCGCGGCCCGCCACCGCCGCCGCGTCGAGATGCTGCAGTTCGCCCTCCAGGCGCCCAAGGCGCTCGGCGCGGCCGCGCTCGGCAGTGCCGGCCTGCTGCTCCTCATCGGCATCCTGCTCGCGTGGGCCAACAAGGACGTCGCCGACGTCGCCGCCCCGTTCGAGACCGTCGCCGACCTGGTCCGGTGGGTGGCCCTCATCGCGGGCGTCATCTGGGGGCCTGGCCTCGCCCTCGCGCCCTGGCTCGGCCTCGCCGCCGTGTGGGCCATCGGCCAGCACCAGCACACCGCCCCGCAGTGGGCCCTGCCCGTCCGCGCCCGCGACCTCGGCGCCGCCATCACCCCGTCCATCGTCGTCGTCGCCTTCCGCGACCTGGGCATCTCCCCGCTCCGCAAGGCCATCGACGCGATGGGAGACGCGGGCGCGGCCCTGCTCTCCGGCATCAAGATCGCCGGATGCGGTGTCGAGGTCGACGTCCACCTGCCCTCCGGCGTCTCCACCGAGGAGATCCAGAACAAGCGGCGCAAGCTCGCCGAGAACCTCAACCGGCACGAGCACGAGGTGTTCATCGCCATCCCGCCCGCCCCGCGGACCGTCCGCCTGTGGATCGCCGACAGCGGCGCCCTCGACGAGCCGATCGGCGCCTCGCCGCTGATGCTCGACGAGGAGACCACCGCGGACTACTACACCGGGTCCGCGCCGTGGGGACAGAACCTGCGCGGCGACTCCGCCGGCGTCAGCGTCTTCCAGCGGCACATCCTGCTCACCGGTCTCTCCAACCAGGGCAAGACCGCCTCGCTGCGCGCCCTCGCGCTCTGGCTCATGTTCGACCTGACCGTGGACTTCTACATCGCCGACCTCAAGGGCGTCGGCGACTGGCGGCCCTTCCACGGCCTCGCCCAGGTCCTCATCCAGGGCCCCACCGACGACCACGTCGCCCAGGCCACCGACATGGTCGAGTGGGGCGTCGACGAGATGCAGAAGCGCATCGCCCTCCTGGAGGAGTCCGGCGCCACCGACGGCGTGACCAGGGACATGGCCCGCACAGACCCGCGGTTCCGGCCCGTCGTCCTCATCGTCGACGAGGCCCAAGTCGCCTACGGGTGCGGCGCCAAGAGCCCCGACGGCCGGCCCTACGGCGGCAGCAAGGCCACCAGCCGCTACTTCCAGGCCGTCAAGAAGATCCACGACCAGGGCCGCGCCGTGAACGTCACCATCTGGGAAGGCACCCAGGACCCCACTGACGAGAACCTGCCCAAGCGGTCCCGCGAGGGCAACCACATCCGCGGCTCCCTCGTCCTCGGCACCGAGTCCCAGGCCAAGATGGCGCTCGGCGAAGCCCCCGTCGATGCCGGCGCCGCCCCACACAAGCTCCGCCGGGGCAAGGACCGCGGCACCATCGTCGTCGCGGGCGAGGGCATCCAACTGGAGGCCGGACAGTCGTCCGTCACCATCCGCACCTACTTCATCTCCGGTGAGGACGCCGTCGTCCTCACCGACCGGGCCAAGGCTCGCCGCGAGGACGTTGCCACCGTCCCGAAGCTGGAGATCGTCCAGCCCGTCGACCATCTCGCCGACCTCGCTGCCGTCGTCGGCCGAGAGAACCGGGTGCGCACCACGGAGGTCATCCACCGGCTCAAGACCCGCAACCACACCGTGTACGAGCACTGGAACGGGGCCCGACTCAAGGCCCTGCTCGCCGAGTACGGCGAGGAGCCTGGGACCCTCGACGGCTACCCGGTCGTCAAGCTGGAGAGCGTCGAGCGGGCCCTCGGCCGCCGCGCGGAGGAGCTCGCCGAGGCGCAGTGA